The nucleotide window agagtTACAATATATAGGAGAAATCGTTATGAGTgcaagataatattttataaaaacatatttcaaataatggtattataaaaaatttacaataatttatcataatcTAATCTAATACAAATGCAAAATCATACAACCTTTTTcctttgaaatttgaaattagttTACCTGCTTGGTTAATTGTTCAACAACCCCTAAAAATACCACCCCACTCTATTTCAATCACAACCTTTTGCTTCATATGAGAaccatacataattaatttaaattctattgcttataaaataaggtttaaaATCATCATGCACCTGAAAtacgatttcaaataaaattggttttataCGCTGTGTAGGTGACGAACAAGTGtataagcaaaaaataaacgatTAGGGGTGATTTATACATGGCTTTTATTTTTCACCCTCGTTGCATCACGTAACTGAAATTCCCACAGTCGAAGGATCAGGTGCAGAGATTTGATTACAGAGATCTtaagtagtaaatataatatattattaaaagtttcgTGTGAtagattagaaaataaattctcaAAGACTTttatgatacaattttttgGCTTCTGATGCCTTAACGAATCCTATCTGTAAATTCAGACTATAATTCAGAGTAGATACTAAGTagcaaatagaaaatatattttattaaatgtttttttgtgattacagtttaactgaaataaaataaaaattaatcacttTTAGGTATTCCACAAATTAGATATAAACTGAAAGATTACACACATAATTCAAACGACTATAATAGTATTTTcctcaattttataaaattatacttactcttttaaactttcaatataaaatcattaggGTCTATCCCAATTCCTAAcccataaaaattaatatcacaGAATACAATAACTGTCGTTCCCCTATATAAATCGTAACAAGTGGAATCGCAAACAAAGCTTATAATAGGGGAGAATTGCCCACTAACCCTGCCCTCGGCGTAGTCAAACCCAGACACTTGTCATCCCGAGGGGTACAATATGTCACTTTGAAATGACGCAAGGTTCACCTCATATCTCAGCAATCCATTGTTATgaacttttttatatcttcTTCACATGGGAACTGGACTCGAAGAACccatgaaaataattaaccgtatctgaaatgtaaaaaatattactgctATTGAAATCCACATTTCATCATCAATAACAAACAGACATTTGAGACATAGAATCTTTTAGATATCTACACATACAGGTAACATAAAATCCCTCATATCTCTTACAATCCTATGGTAATTATCAGATCTCATCTAACACACCATTGACCATAATTTgcgtaattaacaaaaatacccCAATCATcactaataatttcaaaatggccctaatagatatttaattatagccTTGATCGAATCCCACTGACCCCTTTTACACTTGTTTACATCTTCATCCCCTCAACCCTCGACGCGCTGATGCATCTAAATGGAATGTTTAATTCCAATACCCAtacgatttaatataaaaaagcagaACGCGATCGAACGCTTGCCATCTGTCGTCGTTCCGAATCTCGAATTGCCGAAAAAAAGCTCAATGTGCGAGCAACCCTGGGAACCTAGAAGCGGAGAGTATTCCCACGAACAACCCCTCAATTTTCAATAACCAAATTAGCCTTTGCGTTACCCTATTTCGGATATGAAGGAGTCGTGAATCTATTCAtatcgataaaaaatatacgcgGTCCTGCTCCAACTAcctgaattttaatatattggtCCCCTTCGAATGCACGTGTTCAATATTCGTATCGTATATTTAAACTGGTATCGTATGTGTGCAAGTCTCGATCACAGCACCTGCCGTCTCTCGCGCACCCCATTGGCTCGGCGATATCACCGCTACACTGATTTCTTTtagacttaatttttttggttACTCTTCGGACatcaaaaaaatcttacatGTTTGGACTCGAATGAGTTGAAATTTTTGTGTAGGTGGTATCTATCTTAAtgctttctttttataaacagtATGATAATTAATCCTAAATTGAACCACTATAAATCTTATGATGTTTGATAATGATAATACGAATGAAGCATAATTCtagtataatgaaaaaatttgCAAACCTATTCATCTAATAAGGTCGTCTGACCTTTTATGAGTAAGGTAGGGTGCATTTCACATTGCACGCTCAAGTGCACCCTAAACAGAGGGGTCGGTTCGACCCCGTGCGACTTGTTGACCCCTCTAATAATCCTATTGTCAACGACGAGCGGGTTAATGATGAACATGTGCTGTTTGCCCACGGCTCGTGGTCAACGCGTGACTATCAATGATGTGGTTATCATTGAAAGGAATCTCTTATTAGATATAAGTGTATGGCAAATGTTTgccatttttaatctattgtaCCTATCAATAAGTGGCACTGAGAGTACAGCTGGAAGTAACGAACATAAAAAGCAAACGCTGAAAATCCTTCTTATAAACTTACATATTTGCAATACAAAAGCTtttgttaaaacaataaacgtTCTACGCCGTAGCACTAAACAGTACTAACAGTTACAAATGTAGCATACCGTAGATCTAACTGTAACTATAGGAAGACATAACAATGTCACTTTACCTCAATCCAGATTACAATACACAAACCATAATGATATGGCGTTTcatgtttatgaaaaacaTAATAGTCGAATATCACCCACACACGCGAGGGAGCTTTTCACATACACACAGCTTTTGTGTTGGGGGCGGCCCGGTGAGTATAAATGCGACGCGCGGACGATCAGCCCCACATTCCCGCTCGTTTACTCACTTGCAACACACGCTCTCACAACTTCTAAAATGTCTCTATACGCGAACAACGAATACATCATCTCAACAGACAACTCGATCAACGAGAACAAATATAACAGTGAAAAAATGAAGAACAGTGGCTTCAAAGCGCTATTAAAGCCTTTAATGAAAATCATCAAGAAAACAACGAAGCGATCTCCCGCCAAAATAATTGACACGTGCATCGAGGCTGAGCAAAACTCGTGCAACGAAGCGCTCGAACGCAAGATCTTCAGTGACATGGAAGCTTGCCAGTCCGCCGCCTTCCTCGTCTGCAACAAGGACGAGTCATACGACCTTGTGCCAGTTTCTCGTGAAGACTTCTACATCCCTGTGCACTTTGCCCGCACTGACGCCGGCACCTTCTTTTGGACCACAGTATCCAAATCCGAATCTGACTTCGCAGCGGCCCACTATTACACCGAGTGCCAAACCGCCGAACAGCAGTACCCAGTCATGCAAGACCGTTGGGTTCAAGCTTAATCATCTCCCTAAACAACAATCCAAGTGTCTTCCGAAACCAGTGCCTGCTGCTGTTTCAAAATCGTCTGTGATCTTagctttaatataattctatgGTGCCATATAGAATTTAGGTTTAGGTATGGGCTTCCAGCGCGTGATAACTACACAAAGCTTTAATTACACTGTGttgtgatattttattgtataaagtaATGTAGGATCTGTATGTGATCATGCTTTTAAGCTTTAATTGTCTAAGGTGTTAACTTATTTATACTGTATACAAATTTTgaaggttaaaataaaatgatatgaaaattattactttcttTCCTTTACCCACCTTTATTAAGAACAAACGCTTCCTACAAAGACATAAAGAATATCAAAGTAGATACTAACAAGAATAACCAGTCAAGTTAACGTTAAGTAAGGAATATTAGTTTCAAAGCAGTCAGACAAGTTTGGCTCGAGCTGTGGCGGGAAGTTGGCTCGAGCCACATATAACATAGGTATACAATCTATACTGTAAACTGTATAGTAGCACGTGCAGTGGACCAGCTACTGGATTCTTAATGGTCATTTTTTATACTGTCCGTTTCTTTTTGTTAACATTAATCTTGATAGCTATTTCTGATTGACGAGAGAtgattagatatttaatagcTTGTAAGGAATTCAATCTTCCATATTCTTTTTGTACtgagataaaattattaactttgaTTCTTTATCTCTTGTATGGcgtattgaaataattgatttttatctacatagtcattattaattaaaactacacaaacaatcttaataaattcttttaaaatttactttttctattgatttacaattttactaaattaagatttaggtaatctatgtatgtatgtatgtggacATTATAATTGACagctttttaaaaagattaaatttatttaaatattatactgcATATAAAACCAGTAAAAAatctaacttaaattttgGTGAATGTATAATGCTCAATTAGTAAATATGTTTCCTAAGCTTTACATGCAACTTTAAGCAAATTATGGAAAAATCTCTGCAGCTTAGTGTTTTTGTTAGTTCCCGATAAATGAGGCAAAGTCATTAGACGgcaaaagcatttttttaggTCTTTGCTTATGAACAAACGCGAACATACCATGACCACCTAATTGTCGCCCAGCTACGACGTTCTATGTATACATCTATGTGCCTAATaccacaatatttaaaatatttaacactaAAACCCGTAATAATGACAAGAAACACAGTAGCAGCAATATATTACTTTCATGcgagtaatttataaaaacgcaTCCACGATAAAATTGCGATGCAAATTGTGCAACCTTAAAAAGCAAGTCCTGACTTGTCCCAACCTGTCGATgcttttatatagaaaaacgtGCGCACACAATTCTGTTATTTTACTATACAATAGTACTATTAACAATATCGTGCACGTGCATTTTCAATGAAATCCTGTGAAATAATGTAAAAGTAGATCACAGTTCGCAGCGTGCTACGTAGTGTTTTACTCAGTAGTAATTGTTACTTTTCTATGCATAGACCATTGAAttgtacattttgtatttcataGTTTCACGtatataaatttcacatttagtTGTGGAGGtactaaaatatgttttatctatttaattaaattctaatcaTGCAGAAATCCTTACTTTTCCGATAAAAAACAAGTTTCACAATTTCGTGTGAACCAATTACGAGGCGAGAAATTCTAAATTGACAAACAAATTTGCATATGTCCTATGCCACGATATCAGAACCTGATATGTAAATTGTGAGCTATTGATTAAAAAGCCGTCGAGTGATACCGCTAGGCGCCCAGTTGTCATAATCAGGCGCAAGTAATACGTAGGTAGGACCGGTATAAATACAAGACCAAGATCCGTGAGAATTTCGGGCAGATGTACAATTCCTTgatggtgtttttttttcgacTTTCATAATACGAATTCGACGTTTCGAGTCGTGACTCATCGATGCATTGTTATTTAACCCATGCACGTGTTCAGTTGGACTCTCGGGTTAGAAAGGATTTTTTGCAAcccttatttaaaattccgCAACTCTTGCGAAATTtgggttaattttttttaatgcacgTGTGGCATTGTTACAAATGCAAATTTTTTGCATTCAATTGAAATCTTGCGCGTGTAGTGAATTtcgattatatataatagttttatattaatttttataaaattagttttagaaaatttattttcgcaattattataaataaaaagaactgacaatttaatttgaactattaaagatacacAGAAATAACGaaagtaacaaaattttatatataacaagtaAGGAATAAAAGTGATTAAGACAACATATGTTAAATATGCACTAgtttatttacagttataaTAGATTAATCAATACCCTTTTTCAGCCGGTTTTGTTTGAAGTATAATTACGATTATCTTTATAAGAAGCAAATAAGCCAGCCAGCAATAAGTTAATAAGAGAGCTCATAAGTAATTACATATtgagattaaattaattagttttcatATCGAATATTTTGTTCGTGAATAGTTCTTGCtataccaataaaatatatttttcgtaattaTAGATAtggctatttaaaaaattgtattgtcatgttttatttgacgttgataaaaaaattattactaaaattatttctactgTAATCACAGCTTATGATTTTACAATCTGATTTttcgaataatataaatttctatCGTATTTTAAACCCGATCACTACATTAGGtaagcctcttgcccgtttgcctcctgttgtTATAAAAGAACcgtcataagaaaaatattcagaCATTATATAGGCCATGTCTAAGCGGTGTTTAAACTACGATATAAAAGTAGGTAGGTACACCTATAAGGTCGTTGATGAATAGTTCATCTACGTTCAATACACCTGAATAATGTAAGAGTGAGATCATCATATGTTTGTTCAGATGTTACCAGTTACCACTGATACACTTTGTGCATGCGTCAGCGCACTTATTATTCCTTAAGGGTGTGTTATTAATGATTAGATTAGcgcttattttttatttataggtgACACCGACTAAATTGTTTTgtgaagaaaatttattagtacCTAAAACTGTActctacataaaatatttaaaagtaccaataaataataagagaCTCAATCAAAactaacacaaattattataaatcaactgtaaaattaaatacgaagggtattatttacctaatgtttttatatattatctatctatatttagtatatatgtaacatGCGAAATAGGTTAGCATAGTTAAATTCAATTCCCATTTATCTTAAGCCTCGTTTTccagtaaaataaacaaaagtctAACAGTAAAGATCAGCATGCAATACTTCCACCAttggttaatttaaaatgctatTTCCGAATATACTATACAGCTATACTCCTTAATAAGAACAAATAAAACGATGACTCAGAAAAATAGCAAACAATGAGATTACAcaactgataataataaattgaataaattcaataacagtatttagtgcaaataaaagaattaGTCACATTTAAAaccataaattttaatgaatcttTCGTGTTATCCAAAActgcaatatattattatattatatataaatattgcaaaCGAAACCTGTTTTCTGAGGCGTCCATTATTTTGTGGATTATTCACTACTATACAGCTACAGAAGATGAAGATTCAACTATGCTTTTCGTAAATTCTGCCCAGTTTCAAAAGCACCGTCAGACGAATTACTAACACTTAACTATTTTAAGTGTCGTTTAAAAATCctctaaatatgtaataaaatcttaGTATTAAAACTCATTTCAATTatcatgaattattttattccataCTCGTCAAGTCTGTTTCATATCTTATTAGGGTAGTAATCATTTCAGTTACTCAATTTCAACTTTACCAGATATTAgacatatacttatttaaccTCTATTGATCTTTTCAGAAACAggacataattaaatacttaatggcatttaaaattcaaattgctTCATAACTTAATTCCCGTCAATAGTTAAGGACTTGCACTAGCCAAAAAAGGTGTGATACTTTAGAGTTTAGAGAATGCGCGGATTTTAGTAATATTGGAGATACAAGAAGATATAAATGTTCATTAATTCAATACATACCTGTAAGATTTATGGATGTAAATGTTTAAGAAcgaacgatttttttaaacggccttaatttaaactataactTGGCTATTTGAATTAGGGCTcttctagaaaaaaaatatatatatatatatatcttcgAGACATGCTATATTTATTGGCAGAAGTTAAATGTAGTTGTTGGGTTTACACACACCATTACTTAGGTACCGGTATTAACATGCGGTTAGGTAATATGTACTAAAACTATGTTAGATTTTAGCCAATTTGACATCAGCAAAACTATAGTGTCGTTAGTCGTATGCTTTTCTTATgctctaaattataaaataaaataacacgtTTACTTTTGCTGTTAGCATGAAATCTAGAATCAAATCTAAGTTTCATGCTGTTAGTTAACTTGACAAAAAACGATGATAGATTTTAGCCATGCTATAATAAATTGGCATTGAAAAAGCAATTGTATTCGTTTCCTTCTTATTCCTTGAATTTTCAACATATCTCTTACTTTACGAATCACATTCAGTTTTCATGCTGTTAGTtagtttgtataaaaactatGTTATTTTTAGCCATGCTAAATAAATAGGCATTAAAAAACAATCGTGGTgtctttttatcaaatttccctgaattataaacatatgtcTTACTTACGAATCATATTCAGTTTTCATGCTATTAGCTAATTTGTACAAAAactataatagattttatccATGCTATATAAATTGGCATTCAAAAATAAtcgtgttgttttttttttcttgttccGTCAAATATTAGCATATCTCTTACTTTAAGAATCACATTCAGTTTTCATGCTCTAGTtagtttgtataaaaactatgttaaattttagcCATGCTATATAAATTGGGATTGATAAACAATCGTGttgttttttcttcttattcgGTCAAATATTAACATATCTCTTACTTCATGAATCACTCATTTATAATGCTGTTAGTTAGTTTGTACAAAAACTAAGTTCGATTTTAGCCATGCTATATAAAGTGgcattgaaaataattgtgttGTTTGCTTTTCTTATtcaatgaattataaaataacatacctCTTACACATCATGAATAACATGCAGTTTTCATGCTGTTAGTAAATTTGTACAAAAACTATGTTACCATGTTTTTTAACCatgctataaaatataaaactggaGTTACGACATGAAGACGTATTCATTTCGGTAACTCTCTGAATCaggaaaaagttatttttagtactATATTGCattgcaaaattattttacaaatataataattaaagctttGTTTCCTCTCACATCGGTAAAATTTCTGgagaataaaagaaaaaaataatttaaacatttatctgTTTAAATTCAGCGGAAGTTAATGCAATTGTGTtcttaaaacatataacatttttccaCATATATCATGGTTTTTTAACATAGATTATGCACCGTTTAAGTAAGTGTTATGGAAAAAAGCGTGTTTACTCCGACAGCAAGGAACTTTAATACACATCACTATCATTGAAGCAGGATATTTTCTCATTTGTGATACTCTTTTCATTTCCCTATCTATCATTTCACAGATTTCTATTTAGAACTTTTCACGAACCACATTTTCACATTTCACTTTTCACTAAACACTtgacacaataatatattatttccttgtttcactaatatttttgattaatcaagttttttattttaaataatttatatgacgAAGAACTGTTACTTCCTGTTTGATGACGCAAAAATAACTGATCAGGCAACGGTAAATCCtctaaatttatacaattatcaCCCTATATGTATAAGACTTTCTCACGGTACCGAAAATCTTACACTTTGACCCTCAAAATCTATTGTTTGCAAAATAATTGTCTTCCTACTCCCCTTCGTATCTTCGCACGACTGTATGAGTAGTTCGATTAATTGCCGTTAGATGGCAGTattgaaaactttgttttcatCAGATTTTCGTCCTTATTGACGtatgttttaatgtttgaATTTACGTTTATAAATCTTGAGgttgtttaatttaacaatattacacCTTTCATCAATAAATCGAGGTTCTAATGTTCGTTTTAATTTGTCACACGGTTTTCTCATAAAAATCACTGTTATTAAATCTACAAAACTTGCACCATATTAAAaaggttatttataaaaaacctacTTGAACGAAACAATAGAAGCCTGTTAGTGACCCGTGCGCAACCGCATGACTTTTCACTCACAATTACCCGAACAATGACATAATGGCATTGTTTCCTCTTCACACAAAATTACAGATAAGCGTGCGCAgattatgtttgtttaatgATTTTGACATTTACAAGCTTGGTTAGGCAAGTTATTGTTCAGTGTTCACGTTATATAGGTAGATACTTTTCATAGATATAACTTAAAAGCTCCTTATATCGTATATCattatattcaaatgttacttatattaagtaatgtattattttttggaatatattcagtaggtaaaaaaaatatttcacacaTAATACACAAGGTATTTAAAGGAACGTAAGAAAAGCCACAAAATGCTTGCAAAAAGatccaataattaaattacagtaCAAATTGGTTATCTAAATAATCGGTGGACGGCTGCTCGGATCGGGCCGTGGGAAATAGCGACAGTTGTGCGCGTGGCTGCTCCCATTATTCAGAATGAGATATTACCATACGTTGGTTATTCATACTGCGAACTAAATTGATCTTTATGTTAGATAAACTGTTCATAAACATAGCCTTGTTTTGTTTAGAGTGTAGAGAAAGATAGATGTTTCTAGATTTAATGTAATAGCTCCAGATTTTATAACTAGGGTGttcattaaagtaaaaaatgaaaaaggtGTCTTGTTGAAATGGAGGAAATTTACAAAtgcaattaaaacaatgaaaagctgtgatttttgttatataaatatttgttcgtatttctttttcttaatataacattttaatatcaatgtaTATCTCAACTGGATTCATTTCTTACTTGTGTTACACTGCGTCGGAccataatgtatttatagacaattttagtatttttttaactacataCGCATTTCTGATTAGATAAATCAAGCTACGTCAATTCAAAagcatacaatatacatatcaaATAAAGGGGGCTACctgcataattttttatacaatatacttaGCAATCATAACACGACTGCATAATGAAGTCGGGCGGGTGTCTTTGGGTCGTGGGAAACGACGACAGTTGCGCGCGATTA belongs to Pieris rapae chromosome 2, ilPieRapa1.1, whole genome shotgun sequence and includes:
- the LOC110997254 gene encoding enhancer of split malpha protein; amino-acid sequence: MSLYANNEYIISTDNSINENKYNSEKMKNSGFKALLKPLMKIIKKTTKRSPAKIIDTCIEAEQNSCNEALERKIFSDMEACQSAAFLVCNKDESYDLVPVSREDFYIPVHFARTDAGTFFWTTVSKSESDFAAAHYYTECQTAEQQYPVMQDRWVQA